The Enteractinococcus fodinae genome has a segment encoding these proteins:
- a CDS encoding CaiB/BaiF CoA transferase family protein: MSNQPEAYSAGRGPLTGLKVVELGAIGPVPLAGAMLSDLGADVVLVERPGAKEPNQITDIVRRGRRVVQLDLKDEADRARLIESLKTADVLLEGFRPGTIERLGLDPEVLLENNPRLIIGRMTGWGQYGQRCADAGHDINYISLTGHLSAITDPSQRPAVPLNLVGDYGGGTMFLLLGVLSALHERSTSGRGQVIDSAMVDGAAMLGLQIWSMRGMGSWTDTPFSNPLDGSAPWYGVYETRDGRYMAVGSIEPQFYELLLEGLNVKDIAPDRADKANWPRLKEIFAERFLTEDMAHWTSVFAGTDACVTPVLTYEEALQDGHMRSRHTFTELGGVPQPAPAPRFSRTPASTPEWPPQAVGEGTDFWS, from the coding sequence TTGTCTAATCAACCAGAAGCCTACTCCGCAGGCCGGGGCCCGTTAACGGGACTCAAGGTCGTTGAGCTCGGCGCTATCGGACCGGTGCCCCTTGCGGGAGCAATGCTGTCAGACCTCGGTGCCGACGTTGTGTTGGTCGAGCGACCGGGCGCAAAAGAGCCGAATCAAATAACCGATATCGTCCGACGAGGTCGCCGCGTTGTTCAGCTTGATCTGAAAGACGAAGCTGATCGAGCACGCCTCATCGAATCGCTGAAAACCGCCGACGTATTACTCGAAGGCTTCCGCCCCGGAACCATCGAACGGCTGGGGTTGGATCCAGAGGTGTTGCTGGAAAATAACCCGCGCCTGATCATTGGACGGATGACCGGCTGGGGCCAGTATGGTCAACGTTGCGCCGACGCTGGACACGATATCAACTACATCTCGCTGACCGGCCACCTGTCAGCCATTACTGACCCCTCCCAACGTCCTGCTGTCCCGCTCAACCTTGTGGGCGACTACGGCGGAGGGACCATGTTCCTACTGCTGGGGGTCCTGTCAGCACTTCACGAGCGCTCCACCTCAGGTCGGGGTCAGGTCATTGACTCGGCCATGGTTGACGGAGCAGCCATGCTCGGGCTGCAGATCTGGTCGATGCGTGGAATGGGGAGCTGGACTGACACACCATTCTCGAACCCGCTTGACGGCAGCGCCCCGTGGTACGGCGTCTATGAAACCCGCGATGGCCGTTATATGGCAGTTGGTTCCATCGAACCGCAATTCTATGAACTGCTACTAGAGGGTCTCAACGTCAAAGACATCGCACCCGACCGCGCTGACAAAGCCAATTGGCCCCGGTTGAAAGAAATCTTCGCCGAGCGATTCTTGACCGAGGACATGGCACACTGGACTTCAGTATTTGCCGGTACCGATGCATGCGTCACTCCAGTCCTGACCTACGAAGAAGCTCTCCAGGACGGGCACATGCGCTCGCGGCATACCTTTACAGAACTTGGCGGCGTGCCTCAACCCGCACCTGCGCCACGCTTCTCTCGCACCCCCGCATCCACTCCTGAATGGCCGCCGCAGGCGGTTGGAGAAGGGACCGACTTCTGGTCCTAA